The following coding sequences lie in one Moritella viscosa genomic window:
- a CDS encoding glutathione-regulated potassium-efflux system protein kefB: MTGYFIQAFIYLFAAVIAVPIAKRLGLGSVLGYLIAGVIIGPVTGLVGSEAATIQHFAEFGVVMMLFLVGLELEPRMLWDMRHRLIGLGGLQVGLTTATVMGICLALNLDWGLALTIGLVFSLSSTAIVLQTFNEKGLTKTEGARSAFSVLLFQDIAVIPMLALIPLLAIPELVEQAQHAVQAGSAQHEELSLVADISGVYYALVIIVAITGVVIGGHYLSRPLFKFVASSKVPEIFTATSLMLVIGIAAIMNLVGLSPALGAFLAGVVLATSEFRHQLEATIEPFKGLLLGLFFMTVGAGIDFNILFNETSTILSITLALMLVKGLVLLILTLVFKIKGSDRWLLALSLAQAGEFGFVLIGFTVNNHVLPIGLAQTLSLSVALSMFLTPALFIFYDRVIQPRYVDKTNQQASDDINEQGDVIVAGIGRFGQIVNRLLVANGVKTVVLDHDVSMIQRVRSFNMKSYFGDATQPSLLETAGIANASLFIVAIDDKVRAVDLVRYIKQHYPQVKILARAYDRGHGYSLRHAGADHVVSETYHSALILGSHALTNLGFSEQQAKDVKITFKEIEKQSKATLYQTWLNNSEDDKFNTAYRDLYLQLEDSLADVMKNRDKSATALNNEIDKVE, from the coding sequence ATGACAGGTTATTTTATTCAAGCATTCATCTATCTATTTGCTGCCGTTATCGCAGTTCCTATTGCCAAACGTCTTGGGCTGGGCTCGGTACTCGGTTATTTAATTGCCGGTGTGATTATAGGCCCAGTGACAGGGCTAGTTGGTAGTGAAGCGGCTACTATTCAGCATTTCGCTGAGTTTGGTGTGGTTATGATGCTATTTCTGGTGGGACTAGAATTAGAACCCCGTATGCTCTGGGATATGCGTCATCGTCTTATTGGTTTAGGTGGTTTACAAGTTGGTTTAACGACAGCTACAGTAATGGGAATCTGCCTTGCGCTTAATTTAGACTGGGGGCTGGCCCTCACTATTGGTTTAGTATTCTCACTGTCCTCAACCGCGATCGTATTGCAAACCTTTAACGAAAAAGGCCTGACCAAAACCGAAGGAGCACGATCCGCATTCTCGGTATTACTGTTTCAAGATATCGCCGTGATCCCGATGCTGGCGTTAATCCCATTATTAGCCATTCCAGAATTGGTTGAACAGGCACAACATGCCGTACAAGCAGGCAGTGCGCAACATGAAGAGTTATCCTTAGTCGCCGATATATCCGGTGTTTATTATGCCCTCGTAATCATAGTCGCTATTACAGGCGTGGTTATCGGAGGGCATTACTTAAGTCGTCCATTATTTAAATTTGTGGCAAGTTCTAAAGTACCTGAGATCTTTACCGCTACCTCATTAATGCTGGTCATTGGTATTGCTGCCATCATGAACTTAGTGGGTCTGTCCCCAGCTCTGGGCGCATTCTTAGCCGGTGTAGTATTAGCAACCAGTGAATTTAGACACCAGCTAGAAGCTACCATCGAACCATTTAAAGGCCTGTTGCTCGGGTTATTCTTTATGACCGTTGGTGCTGGTATTGATTTTAATATCTTGTTTAACGAAACCAGTACTATTTTATCCATTACACTCGCGTTAATGCTGGTCAAAGGTTTAGTGCTGCTTATCTTAACGTTGGTCTTTAAGATCAAAGGCAGCGACCGTTGGTTATTAGCCCTCAGCTTGGCGCAAGCGGGTGAATTTGGCTTTGTATTAATCGGCTTTACCGTGAACAACCATGTACTACCGATTGGCCTAGCACAGACTTTATCGCTATCTGTCGCTCTGTCTATGTTCTTAACACCCGCGTTATTTATCTTTTATGACCGTGTGATCCAGCCACGCTACGTTGATAAAACCAATCAACAAGCCAGCGATGATATTAATGAACAGGGTGATGTGATCGTGGCCGGTATCGGTCGTTTCGGCCAAATTGTCAATCGTCTGTTAGTTGCAAATGGAGTTAAAACAGTGGTACTGGATCATGATGTCAGTATGATCCAAAGAGTGCGCTCATTTAACATGAAAAGTTATTTTGGTGACGCAACCCAACCCAGTTTGCTAGAAACAGCAGGTATCGCAAACGCCAGTTTATTCATCGTCGCGATTGATGATAAAGTCAGAGCTGTTGATCTCGTACGTTACATCAAACAACATTATCCACAAGTCAAAATATTAGCGCGTGCTTATGACCGTGGCCATGGTTATTCCCTGCGTCATGCAGGGGCAGATCATGTGGTCAGTGAGACCTATCATTCAGCCTTGATACTTGGATCACACGCGCTGACTAACTTGGGTTTCAGTGAGCAACAAGCAAAAGACGTGAAGATCACCTTTAAAGAAATAGAAAAACAAAGTAAGGCAACCTTGTATCAAACTTGGTTGAATAACAGTGAAGACGACAAGTTTAATACCGCTTATCGTGACCTGTATTTACAACTCGAAGATAGCTTAGCAGACGTGATGAAAAATAGAGACAAGTCTGCAACAGCGCTAAATAACGAAATAGATAAGGTAGAATAG
- the trpD gene encoding anthranilate phosphoribosyltransferase, with product MAESNIVSENIASKNIEPATITAILEKLYANQVLTLEESETLFTAVVLGEMDPIVLSSVLTALKIRGEQPDEIAGAAQALLAAALPFPAVESRHADCCGTGGDNMNTINISTTAAFVAAACGLKMTKHGNRSVSSKSGSSDLLEAFGINLTQTPEQAKACLDELGICFLFAPQYHAGIRHAIPVRQALKTRTIFNVLGPLLNPTRPQVQLMGVYDECLIRPIAETMDKLGVQRALVVHGSGLDEIALHGETKVAELNNGMITEFTISPADFGVERYDVAELRGGDAAENKVIIERLLSGNGTDAQKAAVAINVSALLVVAEIATDFKHGTELAMAAIDDGRALALIHQLAVKSQQV from the coding sequence ATGGCAGAATCAAACATCGTATCAGAAAACATAGCATCGAAAAATATAGAACCAGCAACAATCACCGCTATTCTAGAAAAGTTATACGCAAATCAAGTACTGACTCTTGAAGAATCAGAAACCTTGTTTACTGCGGTTGTACTCGGTGAGATGGACCCTATCGTACTTTCATCAGTGCTAACGGCATTAAAAATACGCGGTGAACAGCCAGATGAGATTGCGGGTGCAGCACAAGCATTATTAGCAGCCGCGCTACCTTTCCCTGCAGTTGAAAGCCGACATGCCGATTGTTGTGGTACCGGTGGTGATAACATGAATACCATTAATATCTCAACAACCGCTGCGTTTGTCGCTGCTGCTTGCGGATTAAAAATGACTAAACATGGTAACCGCAGCGTATCAAGTAAATCGGGCTCGTCAGATCTACTAGAAGCTTTTGGGATTAATTTAACTCAAACCCCAGAACAAGCAAAAGCCTGCCTTGATGAATTGGGTATTTGCTTTTTATTCGCACCTCAATACCACGCTGGTATTCGCCATGCGATACCTGTACGCCAAGCCCTAAAAACCCGCACCATCTTTAATGTGCTAGGCCCACTGCTGAATCCGACTCGCCCACAAGTACAGTTAATGGGTGTGTATGATGAATGTTTAATTCGCCCAATCGCCGAAACCATGGATAAACTCGGTGTGCAGCGTGCGTTAGTCGTTCATGGCAGTGGTTTAGATGAAATCGCTCTACACGGTGAAACTAAAGTTGCCGAGTTAAATAATGGCATGATCACCGAGTTCACAATAAGCCCTGCCGACTTTGGTGTTGAACGTTATGACGTAGCCGAACTACGCGGCGGTGATGCGGCTGAAAATAAAGTCATTATCGAACGCCTCTTATCTGGTAACGGTACTGACGCACAAAAAGCCGCAGTGGCAATCAACGTATCGGCATTATTAGTGGTTGCTGAAATAGCCACAGATTTCAAACACGGTACTGAATTAGCAATGGCAGCAATTGATGATGGCCGCGCATTAGCCTTGATCCACCAGCTAGCAGTAAAAAGTCAGCAAGTTTAG
- a CDS encoding putative uncharacterized PHP domain protein produces MIYDLHSHTTASDGSLSPAELVQRAVLHRVDVLAITDHDTTAGLQEAHDTIAANQLPLTLVNGVEVSTNWQNHEIHVVGLNVDLENTVFQTFLAEQRNKREERAVEMGNRLAKARIPNAYEGAKALAGDASITRSHFAKYLVEQGVENTFQNVFKRFLAKGKTGYVPPNWATIEQTIEIIHQSGGQAVLAHPLQYKLSTKWFKRLLAAFEEAGGDALEVGQPQQGITERTQLASYGRDYNLSGSVGSDFHRPSSWTELGRNLYIPKDCTPVWSSWPEGDAKPASAVEQGA; encoded by the coding sequence ATGATATACGATTTACATTCTCATACGACAGCCTCTGACGGTTCTTTAAGTCCCGCTGAATTAGTCCAACGTGCGGTTCTACATCGCGTTGATGTGTTAGCTATTACCGATCACGATACCACGGCTGGTCTCCAAGAAGCCCATGATACGATTGCAGCCAATCAATTGCCGCTTACTTTAGTTAATGGTGTTGAAGTTTCAACCAATTGGCAAAACCATGAAATTCATGTGGTTGGCTTAAATGTCGATCTCGAGAATACCGTGTTTCAGACATTCTTAGCAGAACAGCGTAATAAGCGTGAAGAACGCGCGGTTGAAATGGGGAATCGTTTAGCCAAAGCGCGTATTCCAAATGCGTATGAAGGTGCTAAAGCACTTGCTGGCGATGCCAGTATTACTCGCAGTCATTTTGCGAAATATTTGGTTGAGCAAGGCGTTGAAAATACCTTTCAAAATGTATTTAAACGTTTCTTAGCGAAAGGAAAAACTGGCTATGTGCCACCCAACTGGGCAACAATTGAACAAACGATCGAAATAATTCATCAATCTGGTGGGCAAGCTGTACTGGCTCATCCGCTGCAGTATAAACTGTCAACTAAATGGTTTAAAAGATTATTAGCTGCCTTCGAAGAAGCAGGTGGTGACGCTTTAGAAGTGGGTCAGCCACAACAAGGTATTACCGAACGTACTCAGTTAGCCAGTTATGGTCGTGATTATAATTTGTCCGGGTCTGTTGGATCTGATTTTCATCGGCCAAGCAGCTGGACTGAATTAGGTCGAAATTTATATATCCCTAAAGATTGTACCCCTGTATGGTCGTCTTGGCCTGAAGGTGATGCGAAACCTGCCTCCGCAGTGGAGCAAGGCGCTTAA
- the trpG gene encoding anthranilate synthase component II, with protein sequence MSNTLFLLDNFDSFTYNLVDQFRSLGHEVKIYRNSISAEAIKQQIDQCENNPVVVLSPGPGNPSEAGCLLELIRLCRGQYPMIGICLGHQALVQQYGGIVGRAEEIMHGKASSINHDGQLMFAGLSQPLPVARYHSLVATEVPSSLTVNAEFNGMPMAIIQPEDKVIGFQFHPESILTSEGAELLKNTLAWAAASVSSPKE encoded by the coding sequence ATGAGCAACACTTTATTTTTATTAGACAACTTTGACTCTTTTACTTACAACCTAGTGGATCAATTCCGCAGCCTAGGGCATGAGGTTAAAATTTACCGTAACAGCATCAGTGCCGAAGCGATTAAACAGCAAATAGACCAATGTGAAAATAACCCCGTTGTGGTGCTTTCGCCGGGTCCTGGTAATCCATCAGAAGCCGGTTGCTTGTTGGAACTGATTCGCTTGTGTCGCGGTCAATATCCAATGATTGGCATCTGCTTAGGACACCAAGCACTGGTACAACAGTATGGTGGTATCGTTGGCCGTGCAGAAGAGATCATGCATGGTAAAGCCTCATCTATTAACCATGATGGTCAGTTAATGTTTGCCGGTTTGAGTCAGCCCTTACCTGTTGCACGCTATCATTCATTAGTCGCAACTGAAGTACCGAGCAGCTTAACCGTTAATGCAGAATTTAACGGTATGCCAATGGCAATCATTCAACCAGAAGATAAAGTCATTGGTTTTCAATTTCACCCAGAATCAATATTAACCAGTGAAGGCGCCGAGCTGTTAAAAAACACCCTAGCATGGGCAGCAGCATCAGTATCAAGCCCTAAGGAGTAG
- a CDS encoding ybaK/ebsC protein translates to MTPAVKLAKKAKVAHKTHEYKHDSNAESYGLEAAEKMSVAAERIFKTLVVDVGDKKLVVAVVPVTAMLNLKAIAKAAKAKKAIMADKNDVMRSTGYVLGGVSPLGQKKRLLTVIDSSAQTHETIYVSAGRRGLEIELSPLDLKQLTNADFAAISNE, encoded by the coding sequence ATGACACCAGCAGTTAAATTAGCTAAAAAAGCAAAAGTAGCCCATAAAACCCATGAATATAAACACGATTCGAATGCAGAGTCTTATGGTTTAGAAGCGGCGGAGAAAATGTCCGTCGCCGCCGAACGCATATTCAAAACACTAGTGGTGGATGTCGGAGATAAGAAACTCGTCGTTGCAGTCGTTCCAGTCACGGCAATGCTAAATCTAAAAGCCATTGCTAAAGCTGCAAAAGCTAAAAAGGCAATAATGGCAGATAAGAATGATGTAATGCGCTCGACGGGTTACGTACTTGGTGGGGTTAGTCCCTTGGGACAAAAAAAACGCTTACTCACAGTGATTGATAGCTCAGCACAAACACATGAGACTATCTACGTCAGTGCTGGTCGTCGCGGTTTAGAGATCGAACTAAGCCCATTAGACCTAAAGCAGCTAACCAATGCTGATTTTGCTGCTATTAGTAATGAATAA
- the trpA gene encoding tryptophan synthase alpha chain yields the protein MGRYQQTFAALAEKNEGAFVPFVTIGDPNRAQSMAIIETLIAAGADALELGIPFSDPVADGPTIQKATSRALNAGINPDICFEMLTEIRAKHPKMPIGLLLYANLVYGNGTDKFMQKAAAAGVDSLLIADVPVQYGQQFKEAGDKVGIESIYIAPPNADEATLKQVAEQGSGYTYLLSRAGVTGAETKAEMPVGPLLEKLKSFDAAPCLLGFGISSPEQVKQAVAAGAAGAISGSAIVNIIEKNLNDNTKMLQELAKFVTPMKAATVK from the coding sequence ATGGGACGCTATCAACAAACTTTTGCAGCACTTGCAGAAAAAAATGAAGGCGCTTTCGTTCCATTTGTAACGATTGGCGATCCAAACCGCGCACAATCAATGGCGATTATAGAAACACTAATTGCAGCCGGTGCTGACGCATTAGAGCTGGGTATTCCATTCTCAGATCCGGTGGCTGATGGCCCGACAATTCAAAAAGCCACATCTCGTGCATTAAACGCAGGTATCAACCCAGATATCTGTTTTGAAATGCTCACCGAGATCCGTGCTAAACACCCGAAAATGCCTATTGGTTTATTGCTGTATGCTAACCTTGTTTACGGTAACGGCACCGATAAGTTTATGCAAAAAGCGGCAGCAGCTGGCGTTGACTCATTATTGATTGCCGATGTACCAGTACAATACGGCCAGCAATTTAAAGAAGCAGGCGATAAAGTTGGCATCGAAAGTATCTACATCGCACCGCCAAATGCCGATGAAGCAACGCTGAAACAAGTAGCGGAGCAAGGATCAGGTTACACCTATCTACTTAGCCGCGCTGGAGTAACAGGTGCAGAGACCAAAGCAGAAATGCCAGTTGGTCCGTTATTAGAAAAGCTAAAATCATTTGATGCAGCACCTTGCCTACTTGGTTTTGGTATCTCATCACCAGAACAAGTTAAACAAGCTGTTGCAGCGGGTGCTGCGGGTGCTATTTCGGGATCAGCTATTGTAAACATCATTGAGAAAAACCTTAATGACAATACGAAAATGCTGCAAGAACTCGCTAAGTTCGTAACGCCAATGAAAGCGGCAACAGTTAAATAG
- the trpB gene encoding tryptophan synthase beta chain 1: protein MAKLNAFFGEFGGQYVSQILIPALDELEDAFIDSQNDPAFEAEFQQLLNEYAGRPTPLTLCRNITKGSKTKIYLKREDLLHGGAHKTNQVLGQALLAKRMGKTEIIAETGAGQHGTASALACALLGLKCRIYMGVKDMERQKPNVFRMKLMGAEVIGVDSGAGTLKDACNEALRDWSANYENAHYLLGTAAGPHPFPTIVREFQKMIGEEAKQQILKAEGRLPDAVIACVGGGSNAIGMFNDFIEEESVKLYGVEPAGKGISTGEHGAPIAEGTNGIFFGMHSLLMQDNYGQIQESYSVSAGLDFPSVGPQHAHLYTSGRAEYPSVTDEEALASFQLLSSQEGIIPALESSHALAYALQMMEQDMDKEQILVVNLSGRGDKDIFTVADILEGKGAL, encoded by the coding sequence ATGGCAAAACTTAATGCCTTTTTTGGCGAATTTGGCGGCCAATACGTATCGCAAATTTTAATACCTGCATTAGATGAATTAGAAGATGCATTTATCGATTCACAAAATGATCCTGCCTTCGAAGCAGAGTTTCAACAACTGTTAAATGAATATGCAGGGCGTCCAACACCGTTAACGCTATGCCGTAACATTACTAAAGGTTCAAAAACTAAGATTTACCTAAAACGTGAAGATCTATTACACGGCGGCGCGCACAAAACTAACCAAGTATTGGGTCAAGCACTACTGGCTAAACGCATGGGTAAAACTGAAATTATCGCTGAAACAGGTGCAGGTCAACACGGTACAGCATCAGCACTAGCCTGTGCGTTGCTGGGTCTAAAATGTCGTATCTATATGGGTGTGAAAGACATGGAACGCCAAAAGCCAAACGTATTCCGCATGAAGTTAATGGGCGCTGAAGTTATTGGTGTTGACTCTGGCGCAGGCACATTAAAAGATGCCTGTAACGAAGCATTACGCGACTGGTCTGCTAACTACGAAAATGCTCATTACCTACTCGGTACAGCAGCAGGTCCTCACCCATTCCCAACGATTGTGCGTGAATTCCAAAAAATGATCGGTGAAGAAGCCAAACAACAAATCTTAAAAGCAGAAGGTCGCTTACCCGACGCTGTTATTGCTTGTGTGGGTGGTGGTTCTAACGCGATTGGTATGTTCAATGATTTTATCGAAGAAGAAAGTGTCAAACTTTACGGTGTTGAACCTGCGGGTAAAGGGATTTCGACAGGTGAACACGGTGCGCCAATTGCCGAAGGTACCAACGGTATTTTCTTTGGTATGCATTCACTATTGATGCAAGATAACTATGGTCAGATCCAAGAATCATACTCGGTATCTGCTGGATTAGATTTTCCATCAGTGGGTCCACAACACGCACATTTATATACCTCTGGTCGTGCTGAATATCCTTCAGTAACCGATGAAGAAGCATTAGCGTCATTCCAGTTATTATCATCGCAAGAAGGCATTATCCCTGCGCTAGAATCATCTCACGCATTAGCGTATGCACTACAGATGATGGAACAGGATATGGATAAAGAACAAATCTTAGTGGTTAACTTATCAGGTCGTGGTGATAAAGATATCTTTACCGTCGCTGATATTCTTGAAGGTAAAGGAGCATTATAA
- the trpE gene encoding anthranilate synthase component I yields MTQRLAPGKLHSIQQDCPHINDPLAFYRHMYRPSGNSLLLESADIVTKTALQSLILLDAAVKITCFGRTVEFTALTLNGENLLPFLADEFKAQFGNDAITALSHNKLALIFAATDDSLDEDSRLQSSSPFDALRTIINRIIPETPFHEALFLGGCFAYDMIASVEELPKVPGGANICPDFVFYIAETLIVIDRQTQQSKLIGSVFGGEHFATALNETEAKLARIQTECATVLAAIPESKAAALTLKVDISDSEFCATVEDLKDYIRKGDIFQVVPSRCFSLPCPDSLAAYAKLKQTNASPYMFYLNDSDFVLFGASPESALKYDAQTNDVEIYPIAGTRRRGFRADGSICPDLDGRIELELRQDKKETAEHIMLVDLARNDVARISQPGTRYVANLLNVDRYSYVMHLVSRVKGKLRNDLDALHAYQACMNMGTLVGAPKIRAAELVRQVEQQRRGSYGGAVGYLTGDGTMDTCIVIRSAFVKDETAYVQAGAGVVYDSNPQAEADETRSKAAAVLNAVALAQGSSLAAIMKIKSTAASNSTTNSAK; encoded by the coding sequence ATGACGCAACGATTAGCGCCAGGAAAATTACATTCGATTCAGCAAGATTGCCCTCACATTAACGATCCCCTTGCCTTCTATCGCCACATGTATCGCCCAAGCGGTAACAGCCTATTATTAGAATCGGCTGATATAGTCACAAAAACCGCACTGCAAAGTTTAATTTTGCTCGATGCTGCCGTTAAAATTACCTGTTTTGGACGTACGGTTGAATTCACTGCATTAACGCTGAACGGTGAGAACCTTCTGCCCTTCTTAGCCGATGAGTTTAAAGCCCAATTTGGCAACGATGCCATTACCGCTCTGAGTCATAATAAACTAGCACTAATATTTGCAGCGACTGACGATAGCCTTGATGAAGATTCACGCTTACAGTCATCGTCACCTTTCGATGCTTTACGTACTATTATCAACCGCATTATTCCAGAAACACCTTTTCATGAGGCATTATTCCTCGGTGGCTGCTTTGCCTATGACATGATTGCCAGTGTTGAAGAATTACCAAAAGTGCCTGGTGGCGCCAATATCTGTCCTGATTTTGTATTCTATATTGCCGAAACCTTAATTGTGATTGATCGCCAAACCCAACAATCAAAATTAATTGGTAGCGTCTTTGGTGGTGAACACTTTGCCACAGCACTTAACGAAACAGAAGCAAAATTAGCCCGAATCCAAACAGAATGTGCGACAGTCTTAGCGGCAATACCAGAGTCTAAAGCAGCAGCACTAACACTCAAGGTTGATATTAGTGACAGTGAATTCTGCGCGACAGTTGAAGATTTAAAAGACTACATCCGTAAAGGTGACATTTTCCAAGTTGTACCGTCACGTTGCTTTAGCTTACCTTGTCCAGATTCATTAGCCGCTTATGCCAAACTAAAACAAACGAACGCAAGTCCGTACATGTTCTACCTAAATGATTCTGACTTTGTGTTATTTGGTGCATCACCAGAAAGTGCATTAAAATATGATGCGCAAACTAATGATGTAGAAATTTATCCGATTGCCGGTACTCGCCGTCGTGGTTTCCGTGCTGATGGTTCTATTTGCCCCGACTTAGATGGCCGTATCGAATTAGAATTACGCCAAGACAAGAAAGAAACAGCCGAACACATCATGCTGGTTGATTTAGCACGTAATGACGTAGCCCGTATTAGTCAGCCTGGTACACGTTATGTGGCGAACTTATTAAACGTTGATCGTTACAGCTACGTGATGCACTTAGTGTCTCGCGTAAAAGGGAAACTGCGCAATGACCTTGATGCCCTGCATGCATACCAAGCGTGTATGAACATGGGAACCTTAGTCGGCGCACCGAAGATCCGCGCCGCTGAACTAGTACGTCAAGTAGAACAACAACGCCGTGGTAGCTATGGCGGTGCGGTTGGTTATCTGACTGGTGATGGCACCATGGATACCTGTATTGTAATTCGCTCTGCGTTTGTTAAAGATGAAACCGCGTATGTACAAGCCGGTGCAGGCGTGGTTTACGATTCAAACCCACAGGCAGAAGCCGACGAAACCCGCAGTAAAGCAGCCGCAGTATTAAACGCTGTTGCTCTCGCACAAGGTTCATCATTAGCAGCTATTATGAAGATAAAAAGTACGGCAGCATCAAACTCAACAACCAACAGCGCTAAGTAA
- the trpC gene encoding tryptophan biosynthesis protein TrpCF translates to MLTQELQQTILGNIVDDKVTWVAARKASQPLASFIADLAPTDRDFYAALSGKPTKFILECKKASPSKGLIRPEFDLDLIAGVYKNYASAVSVLTDEKYFQGDFDYITKVRNVVTQPVICKDFIIDEYQIYLARLHQADATLLMLSVLDDAEYIALAKVAHSLNMGVLTEVSNEEELVRAIALDAKVIGINNRDLRDLSIDLNRTKEIAPKIPNDRIIISESGIYNNQQVRDLANYANGFLVGSSLMSQDNVDLACRRLILGDNKVCGLTRPEDAKVVHEQGAIYGGLIFAPKSPRCVNVVTAQAVIAAAPLAYVGVFVNEQVTVVAQLANHLDLTAVQLHGSEDASYIAILKTLLNNDIQIWKAHGVSEQAPDLSLTKVDRHLVDSKVAGQSGGTGQPFDWSLLTSEDCSQIMLAGGLTPGNVQDAAKLGCLGLDLNSGLESAPGIKDTDKIIAAFNALRNY, encoded by the coding sequence ATGTTAACGCAAGAATTACAGCAAACCATTCTCGGTAATATTGTTGACGATAAAGTGACTTGGGTTGCAGCGCGTAAAGCCAGCCAACCATTAGCGAGTTTTATTGCTGATTTAGCACCGACAGATCGTGACTTTTATGCCGCGTTATCGGGTAAACCAACCAAGTTTATTCTGGAATGTAAAAAAGCATCACCATCAAAAGGGCTAATTCGCCCTGAGTTTGATTTAGATTTAATTGCTGGCGTCTATAAAAACTATGCGTCTGCAGTCTCTGTATTAACGGACGAGAAATACTTCCAAGGTGACTTCGACTACATCACTAAAGTACGTAATGTCGTGACACAGCCGGTGATCTGTAAAGACTTTATCATTGACGAATATCAGATTTACTTAGCCCGTTTACACCAAGCCGATGCAACGCTGTTAATGTTATCGGTACTCGATGACGCTGAATATATTGCCTTAGCTAAAGTCGCCCACAGCTTAAACATGGGCGTACTCACCGAAGTCAGTAATGAAGAAGAATTAGTCCGTGCGATAGCACTAGATGCAAAAGTGATCGGTATTAATAACCGTGATCTACGCGACTTATCAATTGACTTAAACCGTACCAAAGAGATTGCTCCGAAGATCCCAAATGATCGTATTATCATTTCAGAATCGGGCATCTACAATAACCAACAAGTACGCGATTTAGCAAACTACGCGAACGGCTTCCTCGTCGGCAGTTCATTAATGTCGCAAGACAACGTCGATCTAGCTTGCCGACGATTGATTTTAGGTGACAATAAAGTTTGTGGTCTTACCCGCCCAGAAGATGCAAAAGTCGTACATGAACAAGGGGCTATCTATGGCGGACTTATCTTTGCGCCAAAATCGCCGCGTTGTGTTAACGTAGTAACAGCGCAAGCGGTTATAGCCGCTGCACCACTGGCTTACGTGGGGGTATTTGTGAATGAACAAGTAACCGTCGTTGCCCAGCTTGCTAATCATCTCGATTTGACCGCTGTACAATTACACGGTAGCGAAGATGCAAGCTACATTGCAATATTAAAAACCTTACTCAATAACGACATACAAATTTGGAAAGCACACGGGGTTAGCGAACAAGCCCCCGATTTGAGTCTGACCAAGGTTGATCGTCATTTAGTTGATAGTAAGGTAGCGGGACAATCAGGTGGCACAGGACAGCCATTTGATTGGTCGTTATTAACATCTGAAGATTGCAGCCAAATCATGCTGGCAGGCGGATTAACCCCTGGCAACGTGCAAGACGCAGCAAAACTCGGTTGTTTAGGGCTAGATCTAAACTCAGGATTAGAATCAGCACCCGGTATTAAAGATACAGACAAAATTATCGCGGCATTTAACGCGCTTAGAAATTACTAA